In the Myxocyprinus asiaticus isolate MX2 ecotype Aquarium Trade chromosome 31, UBuf_Myxa_2, whole genome shotgun sequence genome, aggggaaacatagggggaacagactttgacaaggggaaacatagggggaacagactttgacaaaggggaaacataggggggacAGACTTCgccaaaggggaaacataggggggacATACTTTGACAAagcgaaacatagggggaacagactatGACAAagagaaacatagggggaacagacttcgacaaaggggaaacatagggggaacagactttgacaatgGGGAAATATAGGGGGGACAGACTCTGCCAAAGGGGAAAcaggggaaacagactttgaaaaTGGAGAaatatagggggaacagactttgacaaagtggaaacagacttcgacaaagggaaaCATAGGAAGAACATATTTGATTCATTTTGCTAATATTTGATCCATTTTGTAAAATAATTGCAATAGAGGACACATGATCCTGTTCTTGGACTGTAACACTGGCTTTCCCATAACtgatgacactaaaattaataacCCTTATTGGGAAatttcatttgcataaagctAAGTTAATGTCTGTTAAGGCTTGTTTTAAGTTATTTTGTAtagatttgaaaatgttttacgACTTGGTGAATGCATTGACCGGTAATAAGAAATCAACTAAATAGAAGAGACGTCTCTTCTATTGAAAAAAGGAATCTGTTTAATAAAATTTTGAGATAATATGAAAATGAAAAGATGTAAATTgcacaagacatttttttttttgtcacactaATATTTGTACGCTAAATGTGAAGATCTGTTTCGTATCCCCCTGTATGTTATTTATACATATGTATGTTTcttgtgaaataaataatttaaaaaaggctAGTGGtttgctaagctaataggctaaccaaTTAGCTTGTGAGCAATCtaaagaaaacagaacagagaaatgtttagTTTCACCATTTATATCTTCGGTTGAATAATATTATAAGTGccatataattaaaatgttatttttttgtcagATTTACATAGTTGAGACCACATAAATCATACAGCGATTGCATTAAAAGTTTTTTCAGCCATTAGAATTGCTTTTTGGTCCAAGGGGGCTGTTAATTGCAGTGGGCATGTCATGTAGTGGGTGTTCCTTTTTGTCTTGCGAGAagcagacagatacacttggatgatttacccaaaaaaataaataaataaaagtcattatttactcacccttgtgttgttcacTAGTTAgtgtttcactaaataatacatttgatttgtctctcaccaaaccttatcgtattccttcagaacaaagCATGAGTcgcatggaataatttattagacatctgaattatacttttgtgttcttttgaagcttgaagaggcgTAGCATTCAGTACAGGCCACGACTTATGTACAAGCCAAACACTACtcacttgttttcagaaaatataaatatctagTAATAAATGCACTACTGGACGTGTCAGCATGAACAAGCATGAACaatctaaactgtttatttgtgttgttggcagtagtaacGCCAGCAattgcagtgcaaaatggaacaggaGACCCTTTTACTGTTGGATGCTTCCAgtgcatcattgattataatgggttttaTTGCTTTTCGAAGTGATGTGCCGCtcatgtccagtgtagacagggtgtaaaagAAACATTCAGTCTGCAGCACTAAAGATTATGGccgtcaaattattatttttttttaatgcattgaatttaaaataaaaatgcatttgaattTGGTAACCATCCATTGCCTttgtatgacatcagtgagcagaATGTTTTTTTCAGAATTGTTCTCTGTGtactgaaaaagaaagtcatatgtgtttagaacaacacgagggtgagaaaatattgtgtatttttgtgaactgtctctttaatgtgatgaactgcaTCTGTgcttggacacctgtgtgaacttcctacatccactaaaaatctattcaatctaattaaaattgaatagatTTCATTTTAAACTGTTGTGTTCCATTGTAAGCCTTTCTGTTCGGTGTGTGTTGTCTGATCAGAACAGGGTCTGTTGATGCCTGTTCTGAATGCTGTTAGAGGAATGTCTACTTCAACAGGTCCCAACCCCCTCTTCACCACCCTGTCAATCACCCGCCCGGCCGATACCATCACTCACGTCGAGTTCTGTCGTCCAGAGAAACGCAATGCAATGAACAAGGCATTCTGGAGGTGCAGTGTGACATCCATGACCATAGCAAATGCTGCTCAGTTCAATATTGTTCAGAGCATCCACCCCACccaagcttcatttaatgtttatgGCAAATAGATTTCAGAGAtcacaatatacatgttaatgcAGAATTGTTTTgtgcatatttttattctgtttgcaGTGAAATGGTTGACTGCTTCAATCAGATTGCTGAAGACCCGGAGTGTCGTGTTGTGGTTTTTTCAGGTGCTGGGAAGCTCTTCACAGCTGGTAAAATGGTCAAACACTATCTTACACACACTTGTTGAATATGGCCAGTTGTTTGTCTGTTTTCTCTTAATTGCAATTTTGTCTGTTGGGTGTACACCATTCTTCATTTCGACAACATTAACTGAAAGTGGGGATCTAACTTAGTAAATAACAATGCCAGTGAGTAGTTTTTGTTAAGACATGAACTATTGTTATTGTATACTTGGGTTTAGTGATTTGAAATGATTTCTATCAtagtcatatctagggaccagaatatcataagctgggtttccatcaaaatgttttgcatttttaatgtgcatttctgaaaattctactAAAGAAAATGCTAAACATTGCGTGTTTCCATGAACTGTAAATGCGCATTATCTTGAAGGAGCCCGCCTTTTTGTCATGGAGCAGCTGAACGACCTCTTTGCTTCGGGGAGAGCtgtatttgctgtaataaagcaattgtaCATTGTTATTAAATACTGCCAGGAGACGTCGCAGAATAGGTGCAATAGCACACATAATATACCtccatataatatataatagCCTCCATATATCTGGGAGTGCTCGCGCTCAAAacagttctggtggattgtgaggacccactttaacgaTGATCTGTGGGTGAAGCATTTTCGACTAACCAGGGCTACATTTGAAGAATTGCGTACCATGTTCGGCCTTTCGTTGAGCCAGTCACGTCAAGCTCTCGCGCACCTATACCATCTGACGAGCGCATTGCCATCGCACTTTACAAATGATCATGACACATCATCGTTGATGCGAATAAGCCGTTTCCATCActtaaatgtgcattttaactaatgcgaaactctagaaaatccacctcctcctagcacaTTTAATTGTATGCGAATTCtgagagtttattcgcatatcaagcatttccattcaggatttcctATGCGCATTTtcaaatagttggatggaaaacAGCTATAGAGACTTGAGGCTCTTTTGACTTGTACCAGGAAGCAACCACTCAGCAAGACTCTATCAATCACCCATAACActcagcaaccacatagaaacccCCTGGCAACCAACCACAACACTTTAGCATTGTGGCCATGACTTTTGCCTGGGCAAGCCAAGCACACTCACTtgtcttctgaaaatgtaaaaacctaGGTATAACTGAAGCCTCGTTCACACAGCCAGTGGCATCGTGCGACATAGCGACACAATCCCATTGATTTTCAGCGAGAGCACAGTGACTTGGCTGTCGAGGCCGTTGGCAACAAAGATCGCCATGTCGAgcgacaagttgagaaaatttcaactttatgcaaatgacaagcTACATTCgcgagcgactaccaatgagagtgaagacagtgcAGCTCACGTAACCCATCTGCTGTAAGTGAATATATTGGAGACAAATGCAGGCAAGATGGAGACGTTTAAAATTTCTGTGagcaatttcactgttctatattatttgtctgtaaccacatacatggatatgggCTAATAAAATGATGCGTTGAAAACCGTgttggcattctgagtgagtttgtgagtgagtgaatcTGCAGCACTAAAGAACCGCTCACCGCCGACGGCATTGTCGCTGGACTCTGCAATATATGTCGCTAGTGGGCTTTCCTactgctctaacgttattggtggactgcacaactggtCATAATAGCTTTTGAAATGCtgattacagatgatactgccgataaaactaagataccattctaatttgacaaggaatcagttcttttgcctccaaaaatgaacattctccaGGGGAGGGCGTTTTATAAAatctgcagcagtgcttaatgcaccatatcattaaacaagactaACATTAtgtcaatatatgaatcaaactcactcagaatgctgacacggttttccacgcatcattttattagcccatatccatgtatgtggttacagacaaatgatacagAACAATAAAATCGCTCACAGAAGCTTTGAAGTTCTCTGTCTTGAGCCCCATTCACACCACCAGCGACATCGCGTGAGAAAGCAACaagatcccattcattttcaatgagagcatagCAACTTCTGGCATCACGAGCTGCCGCGGCCGTTTAGCGAATTGTCTCCAGTATTTTCACTCCCAGCAGATGGGTTACatgagctccactgtcttcactctcattggtagttgcTCGCGAATGTCgcttgtcatttgcataaagttgacattttctcaacttgtcttgtcgctcGCCAAGGCGATCTCTGTCACCAGTGGTTGCTGGAAgttgctgtgctctcattgaaatgTTGCGTGATGCCGCTGGCGgtgtgtcaaattaaaatgagaaATTCAAATATTCtatgaatttaagataaaaatacatttgaatttttgatgtGTGTTCGGTCGcattttcaccacaaatggctCTTCACAACTGAGTTCAACCGATTACCTCTACTACCTGGGAATGTTACTACCAACTGTACaactgtaattaatgaaaaacactgtggtactgcCAGTATTTTGAAGCTGGAGTACCATGGTAGTAACTTAAAACTGTCTACTGAAGTGTTTATTTTCTCGTTTAACTTTTTTACCtaaaatttgagaatatgaactggcaaaaacctttaattttaaagttttatgcACTTGTTTAAAATGGGTTTTTGTTAGGTATATTTGCAATAAACAACATAACTAGGTGCCatttggtttatatgtatttggtCCACCCTCTTGTTGACTTGTGAgacaatgttgattaaaaaatcttgtgatcactgatgttttggattttggtaatatttaggtgaaaattcaaatttagtttctTAGCCCTTTTTACAGCCCTACTAAGGACTGAATAGTAAATCTCTGTCCACAGGTATTGACCTGATGAGCATGGCCAGTGATATTCTACAGCCTGAGGGAGACGACACTGCAAGGATCTCATGGAACTTGCGCCACATCATAGGCAAATACCAGGAAACCTTCTCTGTTATAGAAAAGGTCATTCATGTACTGTGAAAGCATctcaatacattaaaaaatattaaagtttTTAAAGTCCTAAGAACAGATGATATGGGAGGTAAAGGAATTAGAGGAATACTTCACCCAGATATGAAAattctgctcttttccatacaaaagtgattaaaaactggggctgtcaagctgcaccaaaatgtatcataaaagtagccaaaacaacttgtgcactattctccatgtcttctgatgtcatattgtgtgaggaacagaccaaaatttaagttgttattcacttaaTTTATTTACTCTCACCTGTTCAAATCTGGCTCAGAACATTGTTTGCATAATTGAGAACTATCATGGCAAACAGTAGTAGTAGAAAAGTAGGTGAGATCTTGTTGGGGTCCTGATCATCCTGTTGGTGGTGTATTTGTGATAAAAACTAGTCTGTGTCATCATGTCTCATcatgtcttctttttttcttttacagtgtCCAAAACCAGTGATTGTTGCCATACATGGAGCATGTATTGGAGGGGGTTAGTTTCTACAGGTCCACCACACTCCATGCTTTTTCTTTAATTGTTGGCACCAATTTGTTTAGTACTTCACAATGAAGTTTATTCTctgttttaaacatatttttctaaGCAGTCGTGTTTGTATAATTTGTGTTTTGTATTAAAGGAGTGGATCTGATCACAGCATGCGATATACGGCTCTGTACACAGGATGCCTGGTTTCAGGTCAAGgtgtggaattattattattatactctttttattttttttatttttttttagagtttctcccaatttggaatgcccaattcccagtgcgcttttaagttctcgtggtcgcgtagtgattggCCTcggtctgggtggtggaggatgaatctcagttgcctccgcgtctgagaccatcagcccatgcatcttatcatgtggcttgttgagcgcgttggcacagagacatagcgcgtgtggaggcttcacgccatccaccgcggcaaccacgctcaactcaccacgcgccccactgagaacgaaccacattatggcgaccacgaggaggttaccccatgtgactctacactccctagcaaccgggccaatttggttgcttaggacctggttggagttactcagcacgccctgggattcgaactcgtgaactccaggggtggtagccagcgtcttttaccactgagctacccagggccctgGATGCTCTTATTAGATTGTTGttgtgatttaaaggaatattctgggttcaatacaagttaagctcaatcgacagcatttgtagcataatgttgattaccacaaaaataattgcgACTCGTCTcttcttttctataaaaaaagcaaaaatttaagttacagtgaggcacttacaacggaatacat is a window encoding:
- the LOC127422285 gene encoding delta(3,5)-Delta(2,4)-dienoyl-CoA isomerase, mitochondrial-like isoform X2, with amino-acid sequence MTFLFRSALTKQGLLMPVLNAVRGMSTSTGPNPLFTTLSITRPADTITHVEFCRPEKRNAMNKAFWSEMVDCFNQIAEDPECRVVVFSGAGKLFTAGIDLMSMASDILQPEGDDTARISWNLRHIIVSKTSDCCHTWSMYWRGLVSTGVDLITACDIRLCTQDAWFQVKEVDIGLAADVGTLQRLPKVIGSRSLVNELALTARKMYADEAKSCGLVSRVFPDKETMMAGAMEMAEEIASRSPVAVQGTKVNLIYSRDHSVPDGLNYMATWNMSMLQTHDLMKSAQAAMEKKSPKEITFSKL
- the LOC127422285 gene encoding delta(3,5)-Delta(2,4)-dienoyl-CoA isomerase, mitochondrial-like isoform X1, with protein sequence MTFLFRSALTKQGLLMPVLNAVRGMSTSTGPNPLFTTLSITRPADTITHVEFCRPEKRNAMNKAFWSEMVDCFNQIAEDPECRVVVFSGAGKLFTAGIDLMSMASDILQPEGDDTARISWNLRHIIGKYQETFSVIEKCPKPVIVAIHGACIGGGVDLITACDIRLCTQDAWFQVKEVDIGLAADVGTLQRLPKVIGSRSLVNELALTARKMYADEAKSCGLVSRVFPDKETMMAGAMEMAEEIASRSPVAVQGTKVNLIYSRDHSVPDGLNYMATWNMSMLQTHDLMKSAQAAMEKKSPKEITFSKL
- the LOC127422285 gene encoding delta(3,5)-Delta(2,4)-dienoyl-CoA isomerase, mitochondrial-like isoform X3 — protein: MPVLNAVRGMSTSTGPNPLFTTLSITRPADTITHVEFCRPEKRNAMNKAFWSEMVDCFNQIAEDPECRVVVFSGAGKLFTAGIDLMSMASDILQPEGDDTARISWNLRHIIGKYQETFSVIEKCPKPVIVAIHGACIGGGVDLITACDIRLCTQDAWFQVKEVDIGLAADVGTLQRLPKVIGSRSLVNELALTARKMYADEAKSCGLVSRVFPDKETMMAGAMEMAEEIASRSPVAVQGTKVNLIYSRDHSVPDGLNYMATWNMSMLQTHDLMKSAQAAMEKKSPKEITFSKL
- the LOC127422285 gene encoding delta(3,5)-Delta(2,4)-dienoyl-CoA isomerase, mitochondrial-like isoform X4, coding for MTFLFRSALTSPNPLFTTLSITRPADTITHVEFCRPEKRNAMNKAFWSEMVDCFNQIAEDPECRVVVFSGAGKLFTAGIDLMSMASDILQPEGDDTARISWNLRHIIGKYQETFSVIEKCPKPVIVAIHGACIGGGVDLITACDIRLCTQDAWFQVKEVDIGLAADVGTLQRLPKVIGSRSLVNELALTARKMYADEAKSCGLVSRVFPDKETMMAGAMEMAEEIASRSPVAVQGTKVNLIYSRDHSVPDGLNYMATWNMSMLQTHDLMKSAQAAMEKKSPKEITFSKL